The Saprospiraceae bacterium genome includes the window ATGAACACCATAAACCAAACATAAAGGCCGTGAATAAAGGGTGACCTCCAAACATGCTCTAAACACCAATAACTCCACCGCCAAGAGCCCTTTGGAAAAATGGCTCGCCCTTAGCCCAGCAATACTGAGGCTGCCAGGATGTCGCACGATTATTAAAAAATAAAATTTATATATAAAATTTGTAAATTAATGAATGTTTTTTTAAATTTGTCCCATACTTAGTTTTTTGCCTTTGAGAGCCATTTTTTAGAAAAACAATTCCTGCTATCTATATTCCCTACCTACATTTAGCTAAAGCTTATTATATATATACTTTTTAAGCACATTAACTTTTAGACAAGTTCTAAATTCCTTTCAGACACTACCTTCACTAAGACTTACAAACACAAACTTCACTATTTCCGTCAAACTACTAAGGCCTCTGCAAGTGGTTTATCCCGCATTCCTTGTGTACACAAAAGGCAAACGCACTGATTTAACAACACGTCAACAACAAGACTAGCAACACACTAAGGTTGTTTTTCAAGACTATTTCATTGCTTTCGTTTAACGGAAGTCAATGACAACTAATGCTTTATATAACACCAAACAAAGTTAAGTCACATGAAACGCATTTCCTTTTTAATACTAGTCTTTGTGTCTTGTTCTATTTTATTAATGGCTCAAAAAGAAAAAACACAACTTTGGGTTGAGGTGCAAGAGAAAAATATTCCACAACATCAAATAGTAAGGGAATTAGTACCACTTCATGCCCGAATCCTTAAGTTAGATATGGTTGCATTTCAATCTATATTGCAGAATGCACCCCTGGTTAGATCCCAAGATTCGGAGGTAATACTGGACATTCCTTTACCTGATGGGCGGATAGAAAGGTTCAAGGTTTTTTATGCACCCATTATGGAGGAAGGACTGGCAAAGAAATACCCTGAAATCAAATCATATACTGCCTTTGGTTTGGATGATCCAACGGCCACGATGCGTTTTGACCTTAGCCCAAGGGGATTACACGCGATGATTTTATCCGGTGAACACCCAACGGTACTCATCAATCCCTATGGCAAAGGAACCATTGAATACTATCAATCTTTTTATAAAAGTGACTATAAAAGGCTAGAAAAAGAGCCTTTTCAGTGCGCTTATAACCCCATGAATGGTGAGGCCCTTCCAGTTAAATCTGGGGGGCTTCAGAAGTCAGCTGATTGTAATTACCGAAATTATCGATTAGCAGTTGCCTGTACAGGAGAATATGCAGCCTTCCATGGCGGAAATATTCCGGATGTACTAGCGGCTATGAACACCACGATGACCCGTGTAAACGGGATTTTGGAGAGGGACCTTAATATCACATTGGTTTTGGTGGCAAATAATGACCAACTGCTTTTTATGGATGGGGAAACTGATCCCTTCTCGAATGGAAGTGGGAGTGCTATGCTAGGCCAAAACCAAACCACCTGCGATGATATTATAGGGTCATCTAGTTACGATATGGGCCATGTTTTTAGCACCGGTGGTGGCGGTGTGGCCTATCTCGCCTCTGTTTGCAAGCCTTATAAAGCAGGTGGAGTAACAGGACAACTCCATCCGGTAGGCGATCCCTTTGATATTGACTATGTCACCCACGAGATGGGGCATCAATTGGGGGCTAATCATACCCAAAATAATACGTGTAATCGATTTGACAATGCAGCGGTTGAGCCAGGTAGTGCTTCCACCATAATGGGTTACGCTGGTATTTGTGCACCCAATATACAATCCAATAGCGATGCTTATTTTCATGCCATTAGCATCCAGGAAATTGCTACTTACTTAAGCTCAACCACGGGCAACAGCTGTGCGCAACAAATTGACAATGGTAATAGCCGGCCGATTATTAATACTATGATAAACTACACCATTCCGGCGGCTACTCCGTTTGTATTGACAGCTAATGCCACTGATTCCGATGGAGATGGACTGACCTATTGTTGGGAACAGATGGATAATGAAATTGCATCCATGCCCCCCCAACCCGGTAATATGGTTGGTCCAAGCTTCCGATCTTTTGCCCCTACAGCTGCCAATGTTCGATATTTTCCGCAGCTTGAAACCATGATTGAAAACCAACTCGCTACCTGGGAAGTACTGCCTGATGTGTCCAGGGCACTTAATTTTTGCCTGACGGTGAGGGATAATTTCTGGGGTGGCGGCTGTGTGGATCAAATCGCCATCAAATTGGAAACGGTAGATACTGGAAGGCCTTTTGCTGTCCAATATCCCAATACCGATACGACTTGGATAGCACTTAGCAACCAAACGATTCGATGGGATGTGGCTGCCACAAATGAGCTTCCTATTCACACCACCCAAGTAGATATTCTATTGTCGCTTGATGGCGGGTACACCTACCCGGTGCTTTTAGCAGATAATGTGCCAAATAATGGATCGTACGACATTCTGGTACCTGCTGAAACGAGTGATAAAGCTAGGATAATGGTCAAAGCAGCAGGCAATATTTTCTTTGATATTTCAAATGAAAACTTCACCATAGCAATGCCTCAGGCTTTATCTGTAAATATAGATGCGGCTCAATTAAGTTGCGCAGGAGAGGAAGATGCAGCCCTGGTCGCCCAACCTTTTGGGGGTACAAGCCCTTACTCGTTTCAATGGAGTACAGGGAGTGAAGAAGCAAATTTGTCGGAGCTGGGCCCAGGCCGGTACTCCCTAACCGTCACAGATAGTGAAGGACAGGTGATGACGACCGAAGCAAGTATTGATACCCTAAAACCCCTCGAACTTCATTTTTTTCCACAAGACCTCGTTTGTAATGAAATCGCCAGCGGCCTTATCCATACAAATGTTACGGGTGGTGTGGCGACCTACCAGTGGCAATGGGAAGGCCCTAACGGGTTTAGTTCAAATACCCAGGATCTGGAAGGTTTAGCCGGTGGATGGTATTCGGCAACGGTTACGGACCAGCGTGGTTGTGCGGTAGTTGGTACTACTTTTCTGTATGATCCGAATACTAGTTTTTATTATGACGGAGACGGAGACGGTTATGGGGATGAAGAAAAAATGCTGCATGTTTGTTATTCACCCAAAGGATATGTCAAACAAGCAGGTGATTGTGACGATAACAATAGCCATCTAAATCCTGGTGTCAGGGAAGTTTGTGACGGTATAGATAACAATTGTGATGGGGTAATTGATGATGGATTTGACCGGCAATTCTATTATGAAGATTTAGATGGAGACGGCTTTGGTAATCCCAACATAAGCATGGAGGCTTGTATGGCTCGGCCAGGTTTTGTAGATAACGATTTGGATTGTAATGATGATGATCCAACCGTGTATCCCAATGCATTAGAAATCTGTGATGGTATAGATAATGATTGTAATGGCCTGGTAGATGAAGGAGGCTGTACCTTGAAAATGGAGCGTGGAACCCTGAAAAACGTTGGCAGCAATTGGAAGATGGTTTATTTGCAAGAAACCTACCAGTCGATGGTGGTTATTGCGAATGTGGTCATGCATTCCCCCACTTCTAAACCAGTAGTGACCAGGATCAAAGCGACCTCAGGGAATACCTTTGAAATTAAACTCCAAAACCCCGGTGGTGAAGTAGAAGAAGGATATAGC containing:
- a CDS encoding M12 family metallo-peptidase, which translates into the protein MKRISFLILVFVSCSILLMAQKEKTQLWVEVQEKNIPQHQIVRELVPLHARILKLDMVAFQSILQNAPLVRSQDSEVILDIPLPDGRIERFKVFYAPIMEEGLAKKYPEIKSYTAFGLDDPTATMRFDLSPRGLHAMILSGEHPTVLINPYGKGTIEYYQSFYKSDYKRLEKEPFQCAYNPMNGEALPVKSGGLQKSADCNYRNYRLAVACTGEYAAFHGGNIPDVLAAMNTTMTRVNGILERDLNITLVLVANNDQLLFMDGETDPFSNGSGSAMLGQNQTTCDDIIGSSSYDMGHVFSTGGGGVAYLASVCKPYKAGGVTGQLHPVGDPFDIDYVTHEMGHQLGANHTQNNTCNRFDNAAVEPGSASTIMGYAGICAPNIQSNSDAYFHAISIQEIATYLSSTTGNSCAQQIDNGNSRPIINTMINYTIPAATPFVLTANATDSDGDGLTYCWEQMDNEIASMPPQPGNMVGPSFRSFAPTAANVRYFPQLETMIENQLATWEVLPDVSRALNFCLTVRDNFWGGGCVDQIAIKLETVDTGRPFAVQYPNTDTTWIALSNQTIRWDVAATNELPIHTTQVDILLSLDGGYTYPVLLADNVPNNGSYDILVPAETSDKARIMVKAAGNIFFDISNENFTIAMPQALSVNIDAAQLSCAGEEDAALVAQPFGGTSPYSFQWSTGSEEANLSELGPGRYSLTVTDSEGQVMTTEASIDTLKPLELHFFPQDLVCNEIASGLIHTNVTGGVATYQWQWEGPNGFSSNTQDLEGLAGGWYSATVTDQRGCAVVGTTFLYDPNTSFYYDGDGDGYGDEEKMLHVCYSPKGYVKQAGDCDDNNSHLNPGVREVCDGIDNNCDGVIDDGFDRQFYYEDLDGDGFGNPNISMEACMARPGFVDNDLDCNDDDPTVYPNALEICDGIDNDCNGLVDEGGCTLKMERGTLKNVGSNWKMVYLQETYQSMVVIANVVMHSPTSKPVVTRIKATSGNTFEIKLQNPGGEVEEGYSVTFLVVEEGIYTAADHGVNMEAKKTMATATSSSEAWIFEQKSYENNYVKPVVIGQVMSYNDDRWSTFWASSASSRAVAPTATSFSVGKHVGEDSDTGRLGETIGYIVVEEGTYTIGGELFYAGVGSDMVRGVNNTSEGYYYPTPLRNMECAVVSLATMNGLDGGFPVLFSDSPFADSSLVLAIDEDQLLDTERSHSSEQVAFIAFAGPQPLPIYCEASSTSSEYEWIQAISLGDLTNESGNDGGYGDFTHQEIQVSPGESLLFSLMPGSAAAAYPEYWNIWIDYNQDGDFEDDNEAVLAITSHMGMFTGSFAIPEGAPSGKTLVRVAMKWGSASAFCGESGWGEVEDYTIVIGQEIVGGENTNRNRAALSNADGSKVTNAVLQVYPNPARDQLNITMDGEDSDGVIFQIRDMRGALVSQTITKEVLNQNSIHLNINLLHSGTYSLVIIKEDGSRLVQKFVKLP